A section of the Paenibacillus aurantius genome encodes:
- a CDS encoding YitT family protein: MSSVQLLKKAFFLLLGASLVSVGIEIFLVPNSIIDGGIVGVSIIVSKVTGISLGLLLFLLNLPFLILGYKKIGKTFAISTLFAVTVMSIGTALLHPVPAVTPDPLLAAVFGGIILGIGVGMVIRTGGSLDGTEIVAILINEKSPFSVGEIIMFLNIFILSSSGFVFGWDKAMYSLIAYYIAFKMIDITIEGFEESKSVWIISERYREIGDALLHRLGRGVTYLNGEGAFTGDDKKVIFVVITRLEEAKLKSIVDDWDPHAFLAVGNIHDVKGGRFKKKNIH; encoded by the coding sequence ATGTCGAGCGTTCAGCTTCTGAAGAAGGCGTTCTTCCTTCTTCTTGGAGCCTCCCTGGTCTCGGTCGGGATCGAAATTTTCCTCGTCCCGAATTCGATCATTGACGGCGGAATCGTCGGCGTGTCCATCATCGTATCGAAAGTGACGGGGATTTCCCTGGGCCTTCTTCTCTTCTTACTCAATCTTCCTTTCCTGATTCTGGGTTATAAAAAAATCGGAAAGACGTTCGCTATCTCCACCCTGTTTGCGGTTACCGTTATGTCCATAGGGACGGCTTTGCTGCATCCCGTGCCTGCGGTTACTCCGGATCCTTTGCTGGCCGCCGTTTTCGGCGGGATCATTCTCGGGATTGGAGTCGGGATGGTTATCCGAACGGGGGGCTCGCTTGACGGGACGGAGATCGTGGCCATTCTGATCAACGAGAAATCCCCCTTCTCTGTTGGGGAAATCATCATGTTCCTGAATATCTTTATCTTGAGCTCCTCCGGCTTCGTCTTCGGCTGGGATAAAGCCATGTATTCCCTCATCGCCTATTACATCGCATTCAAGATGATCGATATCACGATCGAAGGCTTCGAGGAATCGAAATCCGTCTGGATCATCAGCGAGAGATACCGCGAAATCGGGGATGCTTTGCTGCACCGGCTGGGACGCGGAGTCACGTATCTGAACGGGGAAGGGGCTTTCACCGGCGATGACAAGAAGGTGATCTTCGTCGTCATTACTCGGCTGGAGGAAGCGAAGCTGAAATCCATCGTCGACGATTGGGATCCTCATGCCTTCCTAGCCGTCGGTAACATTCACGATGTGAAAGGCGGCCGCTTCAAAAAGAAAAACATTCACTAG
- a CDS encoding phytanoyl-CoA dioxygenase family protein, with amino-acid sequence MTSVKWDLPALKEEFNEQGYLLLRGVLRPEKVTRLNQAIDELLAQEKESLSYNLYNSVERSPEIADLIDHPDILPLIVNLLGYNIQLHISHLTVRKPNPDDLQTETQSFINWHQDGPHPSFPAIHGLTSTYYIKTCYILSDMSEPDRGNTKIIPGSHNKPFRPGHHNVREELPGEKQVCGEPGDVFLFAQNLWHAGAPNRSSLTRRQLFLGYSPIWMRPIDYRTPSPELLKDASPYRRQLLGIIDDNPFKHYVPDESMVPLKKLYRGDAAAGSDPYKKSPVS; translated from the coding sequence ATGACATCCGTTAAATGGGACCTGCCGGCGCTGAAGGAAGAGTTTAACGAGCAGGGCTACCTGCTGCTAAGGGGAGTTCTAAGACCCGAGAAGGTAACCCGCTTGAACCAAGCCATCGATGAGCTGCTGGCCCAAGAGAAGGAATCGCTTTCCTATAACCTTTATAACAGCGTGGAGCGAAGTCCCGAGATCGCGGATTTGATCGATCATCCGGACATTTTGCCGCTCATCGTCAATCTGCTCGGCTACAACATTCAGCTTCACATCTCCCATCTCACGGTCCGCAAGCCGAATCCCGACGATCTTCAGACCGAAACCCAAAGCTTCATCAACTGGCACCAGGACGGCCCGCATCCTTCTTTCCCGGCCATCCACGGCTTGACCTCGACCTACTATATCAAAACCTGCTATATCCTTAGCGACATGTCCGAACCGGACCGCGGCAACACGAAGATCATTCCCGGCTCCCACAACAAGCCTTTCCGGCCCGGCCATCATAATGTCCGGGAGGAGCTGCCCGGGGAGAAGCAGGTGTGCGGGGAGCCCGGGGACGTCTTCCTCTTCGCCCAGAACCTGTGGCACGCCGGTGCGCCGAACCGTTCGTCCCTAACCCGGCGCCAGCTTTTTCTCGGGTACAGCCCGATCTGGATGAGGCCGATCGATTACCGGACCCCGTCGCCCGAGCTTCTTAAGGACGCCAGTCCTTACCGCCGCCAGCTGCTTGGCATCATTGATGATAATCCGTTCAAGCATTACGTTCCGGACGAATCTATGGTACCCTTAAAGAAATTGTATCGGGGAGATGCCGCTGCCGGGTCGGATCCCTATAAGAAATCCCCGGTGTCCTGA
- a CDS encoding helix-turn-helix transcriptional regulator: MEQTIGLNELTVHLHLAMEKPTFPGWSDIRRTVGCHSFYWIHRGKGVFHSEGTRHQVTAGSLIYLKPGKELFMETDPREPLQMTMLLTEWATVRFGSGGWAEAEPVMEFALPFIRRYSPERASGIARLFRETLEGWVPGQTGGELPARARMLQLLYELYRKEHEEEEKEPARAAFRQFKEYLDTHYSSSIRLKEAAGRFGISPSYVRKLFLNELGISPKAYLTRLRYEHAKRYLLFSDLSMKEIARECGYSDEFHFSKHFKAASGCSPSLFRDRGVE, encoded by the coding sequence ATGGAGCAAACGATTGGGCTGAATGAGTTGACGGTTCATCTTCATCTGGCCATGGAGAAGCCCACTTTCCCTGGCTGGTCGGATATCCGGCGCACGGTCGGCTGCCACAGCTTTTATTGGATCCACAGGGGCAAAGGGGTTTTTCATTCCGAAGGAACCCGCCACCAGGTAACTGCCGGCAGCCTGATCTATTTGAAGCCGGGGAAAGAGCTCTTCATGGAGACCGATCCGCGGGAGCCTCTGCAGATGACCATGCTTCTTACCGAGTGGGCAACCGTTCGTTTCGGAAGCGGCGGATGGGCGGAGGCGGAGCCCGTCATGGAGTTCGCCCTTCCGTTCATTCGGCGCTATTCGCCGGAGCGGGCTTCCGGGATCGCCCGTCTGTTCCGGGAAACGCTGGAAGGCTGGGTTCCCGGTCAGACCGGAGGAGAGCTTCCGGCCCGGGCCAGAATGCTCCAGCTCTTGTACGAGCTGTACCGGAAGGAGCACGAGGAGGAAGAGAAAGAGCCGGCGCGGGCCGCCTTCCGTCAGTTCAAGGAGTACCTGGACACACATTATTCCAGCTCCATTAGACTGAAGGAAGCAGCGGGCCGATTCGGCATTTCCCCCTCCTACGTACGCAAGCTTTTCCTGAATGAGCTGGGGATATCGCCCAAGGCTTACCTAACCCGACTCCGGTATGAGCATGCCAAGCGTTATCTCTTGTTCTCCGACTTGTCCATGAAGGAAATCGCCCGGGAATGCGGCTACTCCGATGAATTTCATTTCAGCAAGCACTTCAAGGCGGCGAGCGGGTGCTCCCCGTCCTTATTTCGGGATCGGGGAGTGGAATAG
- a CDS encoding nitroreductase family protein yields the protein MSTSVPQDLQTALRERRSVKQYDPGYQMSKEELKELLELTGRAPSSWNLQHWKFLVVHSDEQKQKLLPIAYGQQQIVQSSAVIAVLGDLEANLNAEPIYSEGVKAGALPQEVKDALIGQINAAYQSPQVARDEAIRNASLASMQLMLAAKTMGLDTCPMGGFDQKKFVEAFEVPERYIPVMLISVGKAAKPGRPSGRFPVEEIVVWDRFE from the coding sequence ATGTCAACATCCGTTCCGCAAGATCTTCAGACGGCTTTAAGAGAACGCCGTTCGGTGAAGCAATATGACCCCGGTTATCAAATGTCCAAGGAGGAGCTAAAAGAGCTTCTCGAGCTGACCGGCCGGGCTCCTTCCTCTTGGAATCTTCAGCATTGGAAATTCCTCGTGGTTCATTCCGACGAGCAGAAGCAGAAGCTGCTTCCGATTGCTTACGGCCAGCAGCAGATCGTTCAAAGCTCAGCGGTCATTGCCGTGCTCGGAGATCTGGAAGCGAACCTTAACGCCGAGCCGATCTACAGCGAAGGGGTGAAAGCGGGAGCTCTTCCGCAAGAGGTGAAGGATGCGCTGATCGGCCAAATCAACGCCGCTTATCAAAGTCCGCAAGTGGCCCGTGACGAGGCCATCCGGAATGCCTCTCTTGCTTCCATGCAGCTTATGCTGGCAGCCAAAACGATGGGGCTCGATACGTGCCCGATGGGCGGTTTCGATCAGAAGAAGTTTGTGGAGGCGTTTGAAGTACCCGAACGGTATATCCCGGTCATGCTGATTTCCGTAGGAAAAGCGGCCAAACCGGGCCGTCCGAGCGGCCGCTTCCCCGTAGAGGAAATCGTGGTATGGGACCGTTTTGAGTAA
- a CDS encoding ABC transporter permease, producing the protein MKWQQRLINPVLDKEFRLRMRTIRSPIALLVYLLAIGLMAFGYIYVTMGGFGNGSPGFNPENSRVMFYFLSCAQLGLIAFMTPGLTAGIVSGEREKQTLNMLLTTQQSSTTIIVSKLVSSLSFMLLVIVATMPVYSIVFLFGGISPSQLIKVFLFYLFIMFVLGAFGIMFSTLFKKTVISIIVTYGFTLFIFAGTGMLYLFFMEVMQRAYRGTTPPSYSWAGYILGFNPAAALLSLFEPGISRSVFRVTGSNNAQPPVELWEVCVPVYAVLAVAAVWISIRYIRPRLKKRS; encoded by the coding sequence ATGAAGTGGCAGCAGCGATTGATCAATCCTGTTCTCGACAAGGAATTTCGCCTGAGGATGCGGACCATCCGCTCCCCGATCGCCTTGCTTGTCTACCTGCTTGCCATCGGACTGATGGCATTCGGCTATATCTATGTCACCATGGGCGGCTTCGGAAACGGATCGCCGGGCTTCAATCCGGAGAACAGCCGGGTGATGTTCTATTTTCTCAGCTGTGCGCAGCTTGGCCTCATCGCTTTCATGACGCCGGGACTGACCGCAGGGATCGTCAGCGGGGAGAGGGAGAAGCAGACGCTTAATATGCTTCTTACGACGCAGCAGAGCTCGACGACGATTATCGTCAGCAAGCTGGTTTCCTCTTTAAGCTTCATGCTGCTCGTCATTGTCGCCACGATGCCGGTCTACAGCATCGTCTTCCTGTTCGGAGGCATCTCGCCCAGTCAGCTGATCAAGGTTTTTCTGTTCTACCTGTTCATCATGTTCGTGCTGGGTGCTTTCGGCATCATGTTCTCCACCCTGTTCAAGAAAACGGTAATCTCCATTATCGTGACCTACGGCTTCACATTGTTCATCTTTGCCGGGACCGGGATGCTTTATCTCTTCTTTATGGAGGTAATGCAGAGGGCATACCGCGGCACCACTCCGCCGTCCTATTCCTGGGCGGGGTATATTCTCGGCTTCAATCCGGCGGCGGCTCTGCTGAGCTTGTTTGAGCCGGGCATCTCACGGTCTGTGTTCCGGGTAACCGGGTCGAACAATGCCCAGCCTCCTGTGGAGCTGTGGGAGGTATGCGTTCCCGTCTATGCGGTTCTGGCGGTAGCGGCGGTATGGATCAGCATCCGTTATATCCGGCCGCGTCTTAAAAAGCGTTCTTGA
- a CDS encoding ABC transporter ATP-binding protein codes for MIEIKDLTKTYGSFSALKGMNMSVAKGTVFGFVGPNGAGKSTTMSILATLLAPTSGSAKVNGIEVTENPKEIRRLIGYMPDFFGVYDQFKTTEYLHFYGASYGIPRSEREKLIPQLLDLVNLSDKADFYVDSLSRGMKQRLCLARCLVHDPELLILDEPASGLDPRARIEMREILKELKTMGKTIIISSHILPELAEMVDEIGVIEHGRMIAQGKVQDIQNRMRVKRVLHIRLTEPSAQAVAFLRDRTLTSMVLEDEQGIHVHFSGQDEEQAELLADMIAAGFRIVTFSEAQTNLEDVFLEITRGGDPA; via the coding sequence ATGATTGAGATCAAAGACCTGACGAAAACGTATGGAAGCTTTTCCGCCTTGAAGGGAATGAACATGTCGGTCGCCAAAGGGACGGTTTTCGGCTTTGTCGGTCCGAACGGGGCAGGGAAATCCACGACGATGTCCATCCTCGCCACCCTGCTTGCTCCGACGTCGGGATCGGCCAAGGTTAACGGCATAGAGGTGACGGAGAACCCGAAGGAAATCCGCCGGTTGATCGGCTATATGCCCGATTTCTTCGGGGTGTACGACCAGTTCAAAACGACGGAGTACCTCCATTTCTATGGAGCCAGCTACGGCATCCCGCGAAGCGAACGCGAAAAGCTGATTCCCCAGCTGCTGGATCTGGTCAATCTGTCGGACAAAGCGGACTTCTATGTCGATTCCTTGTCCCGGGGCATGAAGCAGAGGCTCTGCCTGGCCCGCTGCCTCGTGCATGACCCCGAGCTGCTTATTCTGGATGAGCCGGCATCCGGTCTGGACCCCCGGGCCCGCATCGAAATGCGGGAAATTCTGAAAGAATTGAAGACGATGGGCAAAACGATCATCATTTCCTCCCACATTCTTCCGGAGCTCGCCGAAATGGTGGATGAGATCGGAGTAATCGAGCACGGACGCATGATCGCCCAAGGAAAAGTACAGGACATCCAGAACCGGATGCGGGTCAAACGCGTTCTGCACATTCGCTTGACAGAACCTTCTGCTCAGGCCGTGGCCTTTCTGAGAGATCGGACTCTGACGTCGATGGTGCTGGAAGACGAGCAGGGAATTCACGTTCATTTCAGCGGACAGGACGAAGAGCAGGCGGAGCTCTTGGCGGATATGATTGCCGCCGGCTTTCGGATCGTGACGTTCAGCGAAGCCCAGACCAACCTGGAGGACGTCTTCCTGGAGATTACTAGAGGGGGGGATCCCGCATGA
- a CDS encoding acyltransferase has product MNKETLLDEELQYMPWKAKSAEQLARQLAWQDVLSSAYQVTFGRDCFVSPQAYFAPDSLVMGDGSYIAAGAMIRNTELVMGASCTVNSFAVLAGRITMGDGVRVASHATIMGFNHGFADTALPIYQQPLTVKGIIIGDDVWIGANAVIVDGVTIGSHSIIGAGAVVTKDIPPYSIAGGNPARVIRSRLKESEGFLPLATLAEKETAASSASPPPSPAAAPSPLPISRHKDLERSLEEFGCRVRGQLEEVLTRYVAEDSEGLAYFNLPNGKRTVRAWCDAVEIAAMFGEAAPHFSREELVVRLQGFQDPATGLLPDPWNPPEPSADNPALLTDHLSRYHLLAVGYALELLGARLSIPVHVVEKMNGETLYRQLDSLNWKTGAWGCGDWIDAYATGLYLNLRHFGSTRRPDAVFGWLTTHADPLTGMWGSPTPQESWLQPVNGFYRLTRATYAQFGIPLPYPEVSIDTVLAHSRNPAFFRRDAGNACNVLDVIHPLWLCLKQTDYRRAEAEAWAEAQLRRALTRWQDGAGFSFTLEGGEAAGLQGTEMWLSILYLLAEVCGVSRCLGYQPQGVHRLPPAFPLSR; this is encoded by the coding sequence ATGAACAAAGAAACGTTACTCGACGAAGAACTCCAGTACATGCCTTGGAAAGCCAAGTCAGCCGAACAGCTGGCCCGCCAGCTCGCTTGGCAGGACGTCCTGTCCTCCGCTTACCAGGTGACCTTCGGCCGCGACTGCTTTGTTTCACCCCAAGCTTATTTTGCTCCGGACTCCCTGGTGATGGGTGATGGAAGCTATATCGCCGCAGGGGCGATGATCCGGAATACGGAGCTCGTGATGGGAGCAAGCTGCACCGTAAACTCCTTCGCCGTCCTGGCCGGCCGCATCACGATGGGAGATGGCGTCCGTGTTGCTTCCCATGCGACGATTATGGGCTTCAATCATGGCTTCGCCGACACCGCCTTGCCCATATACCAGCAGCCCCTGACCGTAAAAGGCATCATAATCGGCGACGACGTATGGATTGGCGCCAATGCGGTTATCGTAGATGGAGTCACCATCGGCTCCCACAGCATTATAGGCGCGGGTGCGGTCGTCACGAAGGATATTCCTCCCTACAGCATCGCGGGCGGCAATCCGGCCCGGGTCATCCGCAGCCGGTTGAAGGAAAGCGAAGGCTTCCTTCCCCTTGCTACCTTGGCGGAAAAGGAGACCGCGGCGTCTTCCGCCTCCCCCCCTCCCTCTCCCGCTGCCGCACCATCGCCCCTGCCAATTTCCCGTCATAAGGACCTGGAGAGGAGCCTGGAGGAATTCGGCTGCCGGGTTAGGGGCCAGCTTGAGGAAGTGCTGACCCGCTATGTAGCGGAAGATTCGGAGGGGCTCGCCTACTTCAACCTCCCCAACGGCAAAAGGACGGTCCGGGCATGGTGTGATGCCGTGGAGATCGCCGCCATGTTCGGCGAAGCCGCTCCCCATTTCAGCCGGGAGGAGCTGGTGGTACGCCTTCAAGGCTTCCAGGATCCAGCCACGGGCCTTCTGCCCGATCCGTGGAATCCTCCTGAGCCTTCCGCCGATAATCCCGCTCTTCTCACCGATCACCTCTCCCGGTATCATCTCCTGGCCGTCGGTTATGCTTTGGAGCTCCTTGGCGCCAGGCTGAGCATCCCCGTCCATGTCGTCGAGAAGATGAACGGGGAAACCCTTTACCGCCAGCTCGACTCCTTGAACTGGAAGACGGGAGCGTGGGGCTGCGGGGATTGGATCGATGCCTATGCCACGGGGCTTTATCTTAACCTCCGTCATTTCGGTTCGACCCGCCGGCCCGATGCGGTGTTCGGCTGGCTGACGACGCATGCCGATCCGCTTACCGGAATGTGGGGAAGCCCGACTCCGCAGGAAAGCTGGCTCCAGCCGGTGAACGGCTTCTACCGGCTTACGCGCGCCACCTATGCGCAGTTTGGGATCCCCCTTCCCTACCCGGAGGTCTCGATCGACACGGTGCTCGCCCACAGCCGCAATCCCGCCTTCTTCCGCCGGGACGCCGGCAACGCCTGCAATGTGCTCGACGTCATCCACCCGCTCTGGCTCTGCCTGAAGCAGACGGATTACCGCCGCGCGGAAGCCGAGGCATGGGCGGAAGCCCAGCTCAGGCGCGCCCTGACCCGCTGGCAGGACGGCGCGGGCTTCAGCTTCACCCTGGAAGGGGGAGAAGCCGCCGGGCTGCAGGGGACGGAAATGTGGCTGAGCATCCTCTATCTGCTTGCCGAGGTTTGCGGAGTCAGCCGCTGCCTGGGCTACCAGCCGCAAGGAGTTCACCGCCTTCCGCCGGCCTTCCCCCTATCCCGCTGA
- a CDS encoding LacI family DNA-binding transcriptional regulator yields the protein MVSRKEVAERAGVSTAVVSYVLNNRSIVKEETRQRVMEAIRELGYVPNQTARSLKTKKTGQLAVLVGFLGNPFEAGILLHLEEEASRAGNVVTYHTYSPGREDELRRLLTGRVDGVVLLGQSLRPETWAYFQTIGLPAVSIMEPSAAAPGLPFVDLDWTAEYRRLIAHLKREGHERIAFLAGGTHTPYGTRWKHFRNALQVEGLSYGEEDLLHGDGRFEGAKRTMLETFGGSSKFTAVVCANDLMAAGCLSACREAGLAVPRQLAVAGCENILMSSETNPGLTVIHYPRRAAAEAGFRLLQAKMTSPSSVSPELLKGELILRASTVSTISG from the coding sequence ATGGTCAGCCGCAAGGAAGTGGCCGAACGGGCGGGCGTTTCGACCGCCGTCGTTTCGTACGTACTGAATAACCGAAGCATTGTGAAGGAAGAAACCCGTCAAAGGGTAATGGAAGCGATCCGCGAGCTGGGCTATGTCCCCAATCAGACGGCGCGGAGTCTCAAAACAAAAAAGACGGGACAGCTTGCGGTATTGGTCGGCTTTTTGGGAAATCCTTTTGAGGCGGGGATCCTGCTTCATCTGGAAGAGGAGGCGTCGCGGGCAGGGAACGTCGTAACCTATCATACCTATAGCCCAGGCAGGGAAGACGAGCTTAGAAGGCTTCTTACGGGGCGCGTGGACGGAGTCGTGCTGCTCGGGCAATCGCTCCGTCCGGAGACATGGGCCTACTTTCAAACGATCGGCCTTCCGGCAGTGTCTATCATGGAGCCTTCCGCTGCCGCGCCGGGCTTGCCTTTCGTGGACCTCGACTGGACGGCGGAATACCGCAGGCTGATCGCCCATCTAAAGAGGGAAGGGCACGAGCGCATTGCCTTCCTGGCAGGAGGAACGCATACGCCTTATGGAACCCGTTGGAAGCATTTCCGGAATGCCCTGCAGGTCGAGGGCTTGTCTTACGGCGAAGAAGATCTTCTGCACGGGGATGGAAGATTTGAAGGAGCCAAACGGACGATGCTGGAAACCTTCGGCGGATCGAGCAAGTTTACAGCGGTCGTCTGTGCGAACGACCTTATGGCGGCCGGCTGCCTCTCGGCCTGCCGGGAGGCTGGGCTTGCCGTTCCGCGGCAGCTTGCCGTAGCCGGATGCGAGAACATCCTGATGTCCTCGGAGACGAATCCCGGCCTTACCGTCATCCATTATCCGAGAAGAGCGGCGGCGGAAGCCGGGTTCCGCCTTCTTCAAGCCAAGATGACCTCGCCGTCCAGCGTTTCGCCCGAGCTTCTTAAAGGAGAGCTGATCCTAAGGGCATCGACCGTATCGACCATTTCGGGTTGA
- a CDS encoding GDSL-type esterase/lipase family protein has product MGKLTYLALGDSLTAGVGDPSGEGFVGLYKERLHTVLKKEIQVHRKGRSGATSLDLYEWIRQEDVHPLIGPARIITISAGGNDLIQAAKRALWDGDDRHFTESLAACRRHVGEILAVIRQAKAGKPPYMIRLIGLYNPFPLLAEGRHWVNEFNRTLKGFTSKRIRMAEVYEAFLGNEQKLLAFDHVHPNPEGYKVMAEQLDVLGYSPLA; this is encoded by the coding sequence ATGGGGAAGCTTACCTATCTGGCTCTAGGTGATTCCCTTACGGCAGGGGTAGGCGACCCTTCCGGGGAGGGATTTGTGGGCCTTTACAAGGAACGGCTGCATACCGTTCTGAAGAAGGAAATTCAGGTGCACCGAAAAGGACGCAGCGGGGCAACCAGCCTCGACCTCTACGAATGGATCCGCCAGGAAGACGTTCATCCGCTGATCGGTCCCGCCCGGATCATAACGATCAGTGCCGGCGGCAACGATCTCATCCAAGCGGCGAAGCGCGCTCTTTGGGATGGGGACGACCGGCACTTCACCGAATCCCTTGCTGCCTGCCGGCGCCATGTCGGAGAGATTCTGGCGGTCATCCGGCAGGCCAAGGCGGGCAAGCCTCCTTATATGATCCGCTTGATCGGCCTCTATAATCCCTTCCCTCTTCTTGCCGAAGGAAGGCATTGGGTAAACGAATTCAACCGAACCTTGAAAGGCTTTACCTCCAAACGAATCCGGATGGCGGAGGTGTATGAGGCCTTCCTCGGAAATGAACAAAAGCTGCTGGCCTTTGACCATGTCCATCCGAATCCGGAAGGGTACAAGGTCATGGCCGAGCAGCTTGATGTCCTGGGGTATTCCCCCCTAGCTTAG
- a CDS encoding DUF7408 domain-containing protein, producing the protein MSVRVVLLAALSALFLFVWNAGPAKAANASVEVEIKAGFDGSAKQGSWFPVQFTLSNPSENLTGELVVRVANPQGGQDLVYVKPVEVPKSSTKIISMALPGMVMNQNNNKVEFYKGSMRKGEAVSFAKGETYIKTSAAKSLQVGVIARDPDTLNSLSLLNQNKYDIGVVHLEASELPGESLMLDGLDMLVLNDVATDQWKPEQIEAIGSWVKRGGQLVLAGGAGYPKTAKAFDALSPVSYSGTASLTKLSALETEAGKALPLTGGFTVSQASLKKGEVFLEQEGTVLFARADSGKGAVWYAAYDLSLEPVASWNGTPFLWEKIMRRSLPLNPKQGSMGTFPVQPGFWEYQNILNYFPSLTPPSLKLLLLLFGIYVVVVAPVLYLVLKRMDKREWAWAVIPAVSLISSVAIYLAGASDKSSTLTHAVNTVELDGQGEGLRTTGLAVFVPSGGTYDVKLPPSSQLLTSIHAIGPGASSTNGLSGNTDQVFYMEPGSKKIEWTNVPYWSIRKAILQSEESEKLGQFEVTGTSDLSGWKGELVNSTTRDLTNVHILFGMQTVKIGDMKAGEKKPFALSASSPQPGYVDIGGMLFPRTGGQDAYNRERELVQGYYNRLINVGQPKGPVAIGWSTNEPSPYIVNGKAAHADVLTMWTQELAMPTVQGGKVTIPSGMVAAQITSTTMQQWGTEPNGTIHANNGELTMEYRLPRNQGAQYDKLQVKMDGNTGPVSLQIWNEGKQAWEPLDLSGGPWQTSEPAPYLLHGQTLRLKAAVTGSVTFRSPDIALEGTVSP; encoded by the coding sequence TTGTCCGTTCGGGTTGTGCTGCTGGCGGCGCTCTCCGCCCTGTTCCTGTTCGTCTGGAACGCAGGCCCGGCGAAGGCGGCGAACGCCTCGGTGGAGGTCGAAATCAAGGCGGGGTTTGACGGATCGGCAAAGCAGGGAAGCTGGTTTCCCGTTCAATTCACGCTATCCAACCCTTCCGAGAATTTAACAGGGGAGCTGGTCGTGCGGGTCGCGAACCCTCAGGGCGGTCAGGATCTGGTTTACGTCAAGCCGGTCGAGGTGCCCAAGTCGAGCACCAAGATCATCTCCATGGCGCTTCCCGGCATGGTAATGAACCAGAACAACAATAAGGTCGAGTTCTACAAAGGCTCCATGCGCAAGGGAGAGGCCGTGTCCTTTGCCAAAGGAGAGACTTACATAAAGACAAGTGCCGCCAAATCCCTTCAAGTCGGCGTCATCGCCCGGGACCCGGACACGCTGAATTCCTTGTCTCTCTTGAACCAGAATAAATACGACATTGGCGTCGTTCATCTGGAAGCGTCCGAGCTTCCGGGGGAATCGCTTATGCTCGACGGGCTGGATATGCTGGTCCTGAACGATGTGGCCACCGACCAATGGAAGCCGGAGCAGATCGAAGCCATCGGCTCCTGGGTCAAGCGCGGAGGCCAGCTCGTATTAGCGGGGGGAGCGGGATATCCGAAAACCGCCAAAGCCTTCGATGCGCTGTCGCCGGTTTCCTACTCCGGCACGGCTTCGTTAACCAAGCTCAGCGCCTTGGAGACGGAAGCTGGCAAAGCGCTGCCCCTGACGGGAGGGTTTACGGTTTCCCAGGCTTCCCTGAAGAAGGGAGAGGTGTTCCTCGAGCAGGAGGGCACCGTACTCTTTGCCCGGGCCGATTCGGGAAAAGGGGCCGTCTGGTATGCCGCTTATGATCTTTCCCTGGAGCCGGTGGCTTCCTGGAACGGGACCCCCTTCCTTTGGGAGAAAATCATGCGCCGTTCTCTGCCCTTGAACCCCAAGCAAGGGAGTATGGGCACCTTCCCTGTACAACCAGGGTTCTGGGAATACCAGAACATCTTGAACTATTTTCCTTCTCTGACTCCGCCTTCGCTAAAGCTTCTGCTGCTGCTTTTCGGAATCTATGTCGTGGTGGTGGCCCCCGTTCTCTATCTGGTCCTGAAGCGGATGGATAAGCGGGAATGGGCTTGGGCCGTTATCCCCGCCGTTTCTCTGATCAGCAGCGTCGCGATCTATCTGGCGGGAGCCTCGGACAAGAGTTCCACCTTGACTCATGCGGTGAATACGGTTGAGCTTGACGGACAGGGGGAAGGGCTGCGCACGACGGGACTCGCCGTTTTCGTCCCCAGCGGAGGAACCTATGACGTGAAGCTTCCTCCTTCGAGCCAGCTCCTGACGTCGATTCACGCGATAGGACCGGGCGCATCTTCCACGAACGGGCTGTCCGGGAACACGGATCAGGTCTTCTATATGGAGCCCGGTTCGAAGAAGATCGAATGGACGAACGTTCCTTATTGGTCCATCCGCAAAGCCATCCTTCAAAGCGAAGAAAGCGAGAAGCTGGGACAGTTCGAAGTAACGGGAACGTCCGACTTAAGCGGCTGGAAGGGAGAGCTGGTCAATTCCACGACAAGGGATTTGACGAACGTCCATATTCTTTTTGGCATGCAAACGGTCAAGATCGGGGATATGAAGGCGGGAGAGAAGAAACCTTTTGCTTTGTCCGCCTCTTCCCCTCAGCCCGGGTACGTAGACATAGGAGGGATGCTGTTCCCCCGCACGGGAGGACAGGATGCCTATAACCGGGAGCGCGAGCTCGTCCAAGGCTACTACAACCGCCTGATAAACGTAGGCCAGCCCAAAGGGCCCGTCGCCATCGGGTGGAGCACGAACGAACCGTCCCCCTATATAGTAAACGGAAAAGCGGCCCATGCCGACGTCCTGACGATGTGGACCCAGGAGCTCGCCATGCCGACCGTTCAGGGAGGAAAGGTCACGATCCCGTCGGGGATGGTCGCCGCTCAGATCACCTCCACCACCATGCAGCAGTGGGGGACCGAACCAAACGGAACGATTCATGCTAATAACGGTGAGCTGACGATGGAATACCGGCTCCCCCGCAACCAGGGAGCCCAGTATGACAAGCTGCAGGTCAAGATGGACGGCAACACGGGTCCCGTCTCCTTGCAGATCTGGAACGAAGGAAAGCAGGCTTGGGAGCCTCTCGATCTATCGGGAGGACCTTGGCAAACGTCGGAGCCGGCCCCCTATCTTCTCCATGGCCAGACCCTGCGTCTTAAAGCGGCGGTTACGGGCAGCGTCACGTTCCGGAGTCCGGACATAGCCCTGGAAGGAACGGTGAGCCCATGA